GCCCATTCCACGGGGGCGCGTGATACGCGCAGATTTTTTTGCTGGCGCCTGTTTCTGTCCACGTTTTGCGGCAATTAATATGGCCGAATCGTAATGAAGAAATTGAGTTTTCTTCTTACACTGCGGTATGAATTCCTTCTCGGTGCCATTTGTCCCGGTATGGCAATGGGAAATAATCGATATAAGAAACGAAATGCGAGATATCGGACTGAACAAATTCTCTTTGCTTGCGCGCTCGGCGTTCGCCGCAACACTCGTCGCCATCAACCTGGCTGCCTGCCACCACGACGCGACCGGCGAAGTGGGGACAGGTGCGTTGCGCCAAAACCATCGGGCACCCGATACCGTTGTGTTGGAAGATCAGCAACTCAAGAACGTGCAGGTCGCTACAGTGCAATCTGTACAGTTTGTTCCAACTGTCGAGACGTTGGGTTATATCGATTTTGACCAGGACCGCAGCGTGCCGGTCTTTCCTACTGTTACGGGCCATATTCGTTCGATCAATGTGCAGTCCGGTGATGTTGTTCGAAAAGGGCAGATCCTGTACACCCTCGACAGTCCCGACTTCGTCACCGCCCAGTCCAACCTCATCGCATCGGCAGGAACGCTCAAACTTACGTCGGCGGCTCTGGAACGTGCGCGCAGGATGCTCGAGATCCAGGCAAACGCGCAAAAAGACGTGGAGCAGGCGCAGGCCGATCATCAGAACGCGGAGTCGGCGTACAGGTCGGCCCAGGGCACGCTACGAGTGTTCGGGCTGAGCGACGCTGACATTGCGCGCATCCTCGAGCGCCACCAAGTTGACACGGAACTGCCGGTTCGCAGTTCCATGAACGGGCGTGTTACGGCACGCAATGCGGCGCCCGGCGTACTGGTCCAGCCAGGGACAGGGCCGGCACCGTTGACCATTACCGATGCCACGATCAAATGGATGATCGCCAGCCCAGGGGAAACCGACCTGGCCCATCTACAGGTGGGACAAGCGGTCCTCGTCAAAGTCCAGGCTTACCCGGACCGCACGTTCGGTGGCCGGATCACCAATATCGGTGCCGCATTCGACCCGAACACACATCGCGTTGCGGTGCGTTCCGAGGTTCGGGATCCGGAGAACCTCCTGCGACCGCAGATGATGGCATCGTTCCGGATCGAAACGGGGCCGCCCTCGGTCGCGCTAGCGGTGCCTGCCGACGCGGTCGTGCGGGAGAGCGATGGCACGATGACGTTGTTTGTGACACCCGACGGGCGCAGCTTCATCCGGCGTACAGTGGATATCGGCTATCAACGTGACAACATGATCGCTATCGTGTCCGGCATCCGGTCCGGCGAGCAGGTGGCCACCCGGGGCGCGCTGTTCCTGTCGAACGCACTGGCGCTGCAGTCGCAATGAAGGAGCCGTTTTGATTCGCGCTCTCACGTCCTTTGCATTGACGCGCCGTCCGATCATCCTGCTTGGCTTGCTCGCCTTCACAATTGCCGGCATCGTCGCCTACCTCCGGTTGAATATCGAGGCCTATCCCAACCCCGCGCCTGTGATCCTCGAGATCACGGCCCAGGCGGCTGGCCTGTCTGCGGAGGAAATGGAACGCCTGTACACGCGTCCGATGGAAGTCGGCCTTGCAACCACGCCCGGCGTCGACAATATCCGCTCGACGTCTTTTTATGGCCTCTCTTTCGTCAGGGTGACATTCAAGTACGGAGTCGACTACTACTTCGCATCGACCCAGGCAGCGCTCAACCTGCAGCAGAATGTCAATCTGCCAAATAACGTCCAGCCCCAAATCCAGGCGTCAAGCCTGGTCGGCGAGATTTTTCGCTACCAGGTCGTCGGACCGTCGCATACCGGACTGACGCAACTGCGCACATTGCAGGACTGGGTGATCACCCGCCGCCTGCTGACCGTACCCGGAGTGGCACAGGTCGTGTCCTGGGGCGGCACGACCAAGGAATATCATGTCGAGGTCGACCCGCACAAACTCGAGTCCTATGGCCTCACATTGCAGCAGGTCATTGCAGCGGTCGGCAATGGCAACTTGAATATCGGGGGACGTACGATCAGCCTGGGTCAGCAATCGGTAAACATCAGGGGGGTCGGGTTGATCCGTGATGTGGACGATATTGGCAACATCGTCCTGGCGCAGTCGAACGGCCTTCCGGTATTGGTGAGGAATATCGCGCAGGTCGACATCGGAACGATGCCGCGCCTGGGCGTTGCCGGACGCGATGCCGAAAACGATGTCGTCACGGGCGTGGTCGTCATGAATCGAACCCAGCAGACGGGCGAGATGGTCGAGTGGGTCAAGGCCGAGATCGCGAAGATCAATGGCGACGGCACCTTGCCGCCCGGTGTACACATCGTGCCGTTCTACGACCGCTCGACCCTGGTGAGCGTGACCACCCATACAGTGCTGCATAACCTGTTGTTCGGTTGTCTGCTGGTGTTCTTCATCCAGTGGATTTTTCTTGGCGACCTGCGCAGCGCCGTCATCGTTAGCGCAAATATTCCGATCGCCCTGTTTTTTTCGATCATTATCCTGGTACTGCTTGGCGATTCCGCCAATTTGCTGTCGCTCGGTGCGGTCGACTTCGGTATCATCGTCGACTCGGCCGTGATCCTGGTCGAGAATATCTTCCGCAATTTCCAGAAATCGCCGGCAGAGCGCCAGGAACTACTCGAGAGCGAGCACCAGAGTTTGCTTGCCGCCCATATTCAGAGCAAGGCAAAGCGGCGCTGGGGCCCGCGTCTACGTCTGTTGCTCATCTCTACAAAAGAGGTCGACCGCGCCGTACTGTTCTCGTCGGCGATCACGGTGGCGGCTTTTATTCCTCTGTTCACGATGCAGGGCGTGGAAGGCCAGATCTTCAATCCGATGGCGCGTACTTATGCGTATGCGTTGAGCGGAGCGTTGCTGGCCACATTTACCGTTACGCCCGTTCTGGCATCGCTGTTATTGCCACGGCAAGTTAAGGAAACGGAGACCCGCCTGGTCCGTGTACTGCGCCGCCTATACACGCCGGCGCTCGCGTGGGCGCTGGCACGGCGCCGGACCACTGTCGCATTGGGTCTCCTGTTCCTGGCTGTTGCCGCCTTACTTTTCCCACGTATCGGCAGCGAGTTTCTGCCGACACTCGAAGAAGGGAATCTTTGGATCCGCGCCACGATGCCGCCGACCATTACGCTCGATGCAGGGCGACAGCAGGTCGACCGCATGCGTGCCATCCTGAAACGCCACCGCGAAGTCGTGACAGTGGTTTCTCAACATGGCCGCCCCGACGACGGCAGCGATGCCGCAGGCTTCTATAACGCTGAATTGTTCGTGCCGCTCAGGCCGCTGGACGAATGGCGCAGTGGCTATACGAAGGACATGCTGGTTGCCGATCTGCAGAAGGAATTCGCTGCGGAATTCACCGGGATTGAATTCAATTTTTCTCAATACATCCAGGACAACGTCGAGGAAGGCTTGTCTGGTGTGAAGGGCGCGAACTCGGTCAAGATCATTGGCAGGGATCTGTCCGTGCTAGAAAATCTGGCCGAGCAGATCATGCGAGAAATGCACCAGATCAAAGGCGTCGAGGACCTTGGCGTTTTTCATGTTCTCGGCCAACCGAACTTCAACATCACGGTCGACCGCGCACGCGCGGCACGCTATGGCTTGAATGCCGGTGACATCAACGCCGTGGTGCAGGCAGCGACCGGGGGAACTGAGGTGACCAAGGTGCAGGAAGAGGATCGCCAGTTCTCGCTGACTGTGCGCCTGAGGCCCGAATACCGCAACAACCTGGATGCAATCCGCGCGATCCGGGTCGGTTATCCCTTGCCAAACGGCGGTACCGGTTATGTCGCGTTGCGCGACGTCGCCGATGTCGGGCTGGCCACGGGCGCGTCCTACATCTATCACGAACGCAATGAGCGATACATTCCCGTCAAGTTCAGTGTGCGTGGCCGCGACCTGGGGAGCACCGTGACGGAAGCACAGGCGCGGATTACGCAAAAGATTGCCTTGCCCAACGGCTACCGCGTTGACTGGGCCGGCGAGTTTGACGAATTGCAGCAGGCAAAGCATCGCCTCGCAATCGTCCTTCCGGTCACGATCGTGGTGATCCTGGTGCTGCTGTACACCTTGTTCAATTCGTTCCGCGACAGTCTGTTGACACTCGCTGCCATTCCTTTCTCGATCGCGGGCGGCATCATTGCGCTCTACCTGTCCGGGCTGCATTTCTCGATATCGGCAGCAATCGGGTTTGTTTCGCTCTTTGGCGTATCGGTGATGAACGGCATCCTGATCCTGACCTATTTCAATCATTTGACCCATGAAGGGGCCGCGCCCCTCGAGGCGATGCGCGAAGCCGCCGAACAGCGCATGCGCCCCATGCTGATGACTGCGTTGTCGGCGGCGATCGGCCTGTTTCCTGCTGCAATATCGACAGGAATCGGCAGCCAGGTGCAGCAACCCCTGGCGGTTGTGGTGGTAGGAGGGATGCTTCTCGGCCCCGTGATGTTGTTGATCGTGGCGCCAGCCTTGCAGGTCATGGTATTGGAAAGGAAGGGCACATGATGAAGCAGGTCTTCAATACCGTGCGGATGGCCGGGCTGATAGCCTGTGTCGGGCTTGGCGGCTGTGCCGTGGGGCCGGATTTCAAGCCACCGGCGGCGCCCGAAGTGGGTACCTATACGCGTGGCGCCCTGCAGGCGACCGCGAGCGCACCCGGAGCGGGCGGGACGTCCCAGCATTTTGCAGCGGGGCAGGAGGTCCTGCGCGCGTGGTGGGGCGCCTTTGGATCTGCGGCCTTGAATAGCCTGATCGAGCAGGCCTTTCGCGCCAACCCGAACGTCGCCGCTGCCAAGGCCGCGTTGCGTCAGGCGCAGGAAACTACGGCTGCGCAGCGGTCGGCGTTTTTTCCGACCATTTCAGCGAATTACTCGCCAGGGCGCCAGCGTCAGGGTACCGGCACCGTTTCTCCGAACCTGTCGTCGGGGGAGAATCCGTATACGCTTCATACCGCTCAACTGTCGATCAGCTATGTGCCCGACGTGTTCGGACTGAACCGCCGTACTGTCGAATCCCTGGCGGCACAAGAGGAAGTCCAGCGCTTCCAATTGGAGGCCACCTATTTGTCGCTCGCGGCGAACGTGGCGCTGGCAGCAATCCAGGAAGCGTCTTTGCGGGCCCAGGTCGCCTCCACGCAAGACATGATCCAGGCTGAGACACGTCTCGTCGATCTTATTCAGCGTCAGTCCACCCTGGGCTATGCGTCGGGTCTCGACCTGGCGACCCAGCAGGCGGCGTTGGCCCAGGCCAGCCAGGCGCTACCGCCGCTGACAAGACAGTTGGAACAGTCCAGGAATCTGTTGGCGGTCTTGACCGGCCGTATGCCTTCGCAAGTTACGGATGCTGACCTTGACTTCGATCTCGAGAAGCTGCATCTGCCGGAGACCCTTCCGCTCAGTCTGCCTTCGCAACTGGTGGAGCGACGGCCCGATGT
This genomic stretch from Massilia putida harbors:
- a CDS encoding efflux RND transporter periplasmic adaptor subunit; this encodes MRDIGLNKFSLLARSAFAATLVAINLAACHHDATGEVGTGALRQNHRAPDTVVLEDQQLKNVQVATVQSVQFVPTVETLGYIDFDQDRSVPVFPTVTGHIRSINVQSGDVVRKGQILYTLDSPDFVTAQSNLIASAGTLKLTSAALERARRMLEIQANAQKDVEQAQADHQNAESAYRSAQGTLRVFGLSDADIARILERHQVDTELPVRSSMNGRVTARNAAPGVLVQPGTGPAPLTITDATIKWMIASPGETDLAHLQVGQAVLVKVQAYPDRTFGGRITNIGAAFDPNTHRVAVRSEVRDPENLLRPQMMASFRIETGPPSVALAVPADAVVRESDGTMTLFVTPDGRSFIRRTVDIGYQRDNMIAIVSGIRSGEQVATRGALFLSNALALQSQ
- a CDS encoding efflux transporter outer membrane subunit; translated protein: MMKQVFNTVRMAGLIACVGLGGCAVGPDFKPPAAPEVGTYTRGALQATASAPGAGGTSQHFAAGQEVLRAWWGAFGSAALNSLIEQAFRANPNVAAAKAALRQAQETTAAQRSAFFPTISANYSPGRQRQGTGTVSPNLSSGENPYTLHTAQLSISYVPDVFGLNRRTVESLAAQEEVQRFQLEATYLSLAANVALAAIQEASLRAQVASTQDMIQAETRLVDLIQRQSTLGYASGLDLATQQAALAQASQALPPLTRQLEQSRNLLAVLTGRMPSQVTDADLDFDLEKLHLPETLPLSLPSQLVERRPDVRAAQAQWHAASASVGVATANRVPQFSISAAYGGNATAFAQMFSGQNMFWGVTGNVAQTLFDAGALKHRQGAAEAALDQAAAQYRASVLTAFQNVADTLYAIDQDAQALRAAVDAEAATKKTFDLTRKQRELGGASALVVLNAEQSYMQARVTRIQLQAARYADTVGLFQALGGGWNRRQ
- a CDS encoding efflux RND transporter permease subunit is translated as MIRALTSFALTRRPIILLGLLAFTIAGIVAYLRLNIEAYPNPAPVILEITAQAAGLSAEEMERLYTRPMEVGLATTPGVDNIRSTSFYGLSFVRVTFKYGVDYYFASTQAALNLQQNVNLPNNVQPQIQASSLVGEIFRYQVVGPSHTGLTQLRTLQDWVITRRLLTVPGVAQVVSWGGTTKEYHVEVDPHKLESYGLTLQQVIAAVGNGNLNIGGRTISLGQQSVNIRGVGLIRDVDDIGNIVLAQSNGLPVLVRNIAQVDIGTMPRLGVAGRDAENDVVTGVVVMNRTQQTGEMVEWVKAEIAKINGDGTLPPGVHIVPFYDRSTLVSVTTHTVLHNLLFGCLLVFFIQWIFLGDLRSAVIVSANIPIALFFSIIILVLLGDSANLLSLGAVDFGIIVDSAVILVENIFRNFQKSPAERQELLESEHQSLLAAHIQSKAKRRWGPRLRLLLISTKEVDRAVLFSSAITVAAFIPLFTMQGVEGQIFNPMARTYAYALSGALLATFTVTPVLASLLLPRQVKETETRLVRVLRRLYTPALAWALARRRTTVALGLLFLAVAALLFPRIGSEFLPTLEEGNLWIRATMPPTITLDAGRQQVDRMRAILKRHREVVTVVSQHGRPDDGSDAAGFYNAELFVPLRPLDEWRSGYTKDMLVADLQKEFAAEFTGIEFNFSQYIQDNVEEGLSGVKGANSVKIIGRDLSVLENLAEQIMREMHQIKGVEDLGVFHVLGQPNFNITVDRARAARYGLNAGDINAVVQAATGGTEVTKVQEEDRQFSLTVRLRPEYRNNLDAIRAIRVGYPLPNGGTGYVALRDVADVGLATGASYIYHERNERYIPVKFSVRGRDLGSTVTEAQARITQKIALPNGYRVDWAGEFDELQQAKHRLAIVLPVTIVVILVLLYTLFNSFRDSLLTLAAIPFSIAGGIIALYLSGLHFSISAAIGFVSLFGVSVMNGILILTYFNHLTHEGAAPLEAMREAAEQRMRPMLMTALSAAIGLFPAAISTGIGSQVQQPLAVVVVGGMLLGPVMLLIVAPALQVMVLERKGT